In Setaria italica strain Yugu1 chromosome IX, Setaria_italica_v2.0, whole genome shotgun sequence, the genomic stretch TACGCGGCTGCCGACTTGGTGGTACTCCTTGCGGGAGTCCTCTTGGGGTGCTCCTGTCTTGGCAAGATGGCGCTGTCAGATGAATCCGAGCTGCTGCGCTCCCCAGCCTGTCCTTTGCTCGACATCATCTTCCccagcgccttcttcggcgTTGCACCGCCTTTCGCCCTGCCATTGGCCGCTTTGTTGCCTCCATGGTTCTTCTCAGCGTCAGTACCAGCGGTGTCACATTTGTCGAGCTTTGTGGTCTTGGACAGGCTGAGGTCTTCCACGGCCATGACTCCGTCCCACTCGTCTTCAGTGTTCGTTGTGGCACCTGATCTTGAGCTCTCGTAGGAACCAATGCCGATGCTGTCAGCTCGGATGGTGGCTGCTGCAGAAGCCCTTGTCTGCTCGTGGTATAGAACCTGCACCACAATCCTCAGAGGTAGGCGCTCGTTCTGCACAGCATGAGCACATGCATCAGGCGACAACTTCTTGCAGTCCATGAGGGCGCAGAGCCTCTTCTTATCGCTCTTGCCCAAGCTTGGGTGCTCCTGCACAAAATTTAAGAGAAATATGTTAACTCCACATTTTTTTCTAGAATCAAGAGAAATAGAATGGGTATCTTAATCCCCATGACATACTAGTAATAGTCATGCACATGAAGAAATTTAACAATGACAAAAACCGGTACTATCCAATATGCATCAGGAGTATATTTTGAAGTAATTAGCATAATAAAGCAACTCACTATGTATATGAAGTTTCTCAGAGTGGTCATAAAATTTAAATTGGTAGTTGTAACAATACCTTCAGATACATATCAATGGCACGGTATAGCCCATCATGAACTGGCCTTGAATTGCCTGAAACTGTCTCAGCTAGACTGAAAAACTTATAAACAGGTATGTTTGGGTCCTTTGCAACCTCTGCAAGATATCCATCGACAATTTTGGCCACCGTAATCATTGATGCACTAGGAGCTGAAACATGATCATTCACTTCCCCACCATTATGCTTCTGGGCATGCTTAGAATCTTGTCTGACAAATTCCTCAACAATGCTAAGAATCAGGTCAATGTCATAAACAGTGGTATCACCGTCCACTGTAGGGATCAGAAGATCAGACACTGATGCTTCTTCCAGTTGTCGGGCAATACGCTTCATAAGCTCTTTCCTGCACATCTCTCCACACTTCAGCAGATTTGTTGCCTTCAGTAGCTTTAAAAGGAAGCTGCATGAGACTGAACCTTTCTCAGATGGCAACAGGCATGTGATGGTAACTAGCATTGCCCGAACCTTTGCATCACCATGGATCATTGATACCTTGCTCAATGATGGAAGCTTCTTGTAAGTATAGGCTTTGATTGCCTCACCAATAACATCCTTGGATACCATACATTTGGCTTTGATTGCTGTTATGACTTGCTTGTAGGCATCAATGTCAAGATCAGTCAGATCTTCAACCCACCAATCCTTTGGAACTAACTGCTGCTGTTTGACTCCATTCCAGGGAGAATCATTGCCACTCTCAGTTGGGAGCTTCTTTCGATTGTACGTGTATGACCATTCGACCTTTGAAACGTCAATAGAGGCTTTTGAAGCAACAGAATCAATGCAGTGGCTAACCAACTTAAGATCCTCTGCCCAAGGCAAATGAGCCTTTGTTGTCCCAAGAACAATAATAGAGTCTTTCCAGCTCCGAAATATGCTTGAGCTGAGGAAGACATCAATCTTGTAGATCAGATTGCCCTTGTCAACAGTCTC encodes the following:
- the LOC101770423 gene encoding BTB/POZ domain-containing protein NPY4 — its product is MKFMKLGSNPDTFQGDGNEVSIVASELVSDITVRIGTTKFYLHKFPLLSKCARFQKLIPTTGDENIDIQIHDIPGGAKAFEICAKFCYGMIVTLNAYNVIAARCAAEYLEMNETVDKGNLIYKIDVFLSSSIFRSWKDSIIVLGTTKAHLPWAEDLKLVSHCIDSVASKASIDVSKVEWSYTYNRKKLPTESGNDSPWNGVKQQQLVPKDWWVEDLTDLDIDAYKQVITAIKAKCMVSKDVIGEAIKAYTYKKLPSLSKVSMIHGDAKVRAMLVTITCLLPSEKGSVSCSFLLKLLKATNLLKCGEMCRKELMKRIARQLEEASVSDLLIPTVDGDTTVYDIDLILSIVEEFVRQDSKHAQKHNGGEVNDHVSAPSASMITVAKIVDGYLAEVAKDPNIPVYKFFSLAETVSGNSRPVHDGLYRAIDMYLKEHPSLGKSDKKRLCALMDCKKLSPDACAHAVQNERLPLRIVVQVLYHEQTRASAAATIRADSIGIGSYESSRSGATTNTEDEWDGVMAVEDLSLSKTTKLDKCDTAGTDAEKNHGGNKAANGRAKGGATPKKALGKMMSSKGQAGERSSSDSSDSAILPRQEHPKRTPARSTTKSAAA